The following coding sequences are from one Triticum aestivum cultivar Chinese Spring chromosome 5A, IWGSC CS RefSeq v2.1, whole genome shotgun sequence window:
- the LOC123107552 gene encoding uncharacterized protein, with protein MAAIGAFFSGQVNRVKDVANQQQALTRRQSASGQDFPGSEHRPADRKTWMAELGPERLRVHQVVWPGTHNSATAEIGVPFVTRPFAQCQSLSVYHQLATGCRLLDVRVQKDRRVCHGPLVASYTVDVVIDDVRRFLSETASEVLVLEVRTEFGHEDPPEFAKYLVERLGEHLIPQDEAVFRKTIAELLPRRVICVWKPRNSPAPARGGPLWSGGYLRDNWINTDLPEKKFDGNLASLAQQPDPAAARRFLYRVENTLTPQTDNPVLLVEPVTRRIHRFARFFIAQAFARGLGGKLQVFSTDFIDGDFVDACAGVTKARVDGAA; from the coding sequence ATGGCCGCCATAGGCGCCTTCTTCTCGGGACAGGTCAACCGCGTCAAGGACGTGGCCAACCAGCAGCAGGCGCTGACCAGGCGCCAATCCGCCTCGGGCCAGGACTTCCCGGGGTCGGAGCACCGCCCGGCCGACCGCAAGACGTGGATGGCGGAGCTGGGGCCGGAGCGGCTGCGCGTGCACCAGGTGGTGTGGCCAGGCACCCACAACTCCGCCACCGCCGAGATCGGCGTCCCCTTCGTCACCCGCCCCTTCGCGCAGTGCCAGTCGCTCTCCGTCTACCACCAGCTCGCCACGGGCTGCCGCCTCCTCGACGTCCGCGTGCAGAAGGACCGCCGCGTCTGCCACGGCCCGCTCGTCGCGAGCTACACCGTCGACGTCGTCATCGACGACGTGCGGCGCTTCCTGTCCGAGACCGCCTCAGAGGTGCTCGTCCTCGAGGTGCGCACCGAGTTCGGCCACGAGGACCCGCCGGAGTTCGCCAAGTACCTCGTGGAGCGGCTGGGCGAGCACCTGATCCCGCAGGACGAGGCAGTGTTCCGCAAGACCATAGCCGAGCTGCTGCCGCGGCGGGTGATCTGCGTGTGGAAGCCGCGCaactcgccggcgccggcgcgcggcGGGCCGCTGTGGAGCGGCGGGTACCTgagggacaactggatcaacacGGACCTGCCGGAGAAGAAGTTCGACGGCAACCTCGCGTCCCTCGCGCAGCAGCCCGACCCGGCGGCCGCACGGAGGTTCCTCTACCGGGTGGAGAACACGCTGACGCCGCAGACCGACAACCCGGTGCTGCTCGTCGAGCCGGTCACGCGGCGCATCCACCGCTTCGCGCGCTTCTTCATCGCCCAGGCCTTCGCCAGGGGCCTCGGCGGCAAGCTGCAGGTCTTCTCCACCGACTTCATCGACGGCGACTTCGTCGACGCCTGCGCCGGCGTCACCAAGGCCCGCGTCGACGGCGCCGCGTGA
- the LOC123104599 gene encoding zinc finger MYM-type protein 1 isoform X1, with protein MKRKATSMHDFYASSSVTPSPADVEPELAPANVTANPFPLIVVSTVPPPEAEPPNEESNGTTCDESTNRPRQRILGSHPNKIIKDDIGDKNFSILIDEARYCSVEEQMAVTVRFLDDHGVLQERFLAIKHITDCTSAGIKEALVDVLDYHGLQISRLRGQSYDGASNMRGEFNGLQKLVRDEAPYAFYVHCFAHQLQVVVATVAQCSPTIADFFNCIPLIVTQVCSSCKRKDALLAKHQDELLHLMENGRISSGTWLDQESSITRQGDTRWGSHLRTLLRIFTMWNAVVDVLGIVVVDAREHTCQGGASGLLIKMECFEFLFIMLFSINLLGTTNYLSQALQRKNQNTVEAMHLILDVKESLQDMRDNGWESLFSQAKNFCEAHDIDVPNMDDLVGAMGQSVRAKNKVTRLHYYKVSIFNVAIDATITEMNHRFNEVSTELLDCISCLNPANNFSKFNADKLIRLAEIYAEDFTKADRLLLTFDLPRFLMNIRRSEEFNGCQDVSTLARLMVQTNKHTSFQLVYRLIELALILPMATAPVE; from the exons ATGAAGAGAAAGGCTACGAGTATGCATGATTTTTATGCAAGCAGTTCAGTTACTCCTTCCCCTGCCGATGTCGAGCCTGAACTTGCCCCAGCTAATGTGACTGCAAATCCCTTTCCCTTAATTGTTGTGAGCACAGTGCCTCCTCCTGAAGCTGAACCCCCAAATGAGGAGAGCAATGGTACCACATGTGATGAGAGTACAAACCGACCAAGGCAGCGCATACTAGGATCTCATCCAAATAAAATTATCAAGGATGACATTGGAGACAAGAACTTCTCAATCCTTATTGATGAGGCTAGATATTGCTCAGTAGAAGAGCAAATGGCAGTGACTGTGAG ATTTCTTGATGATCACGGGGTGCTCCAGGAAAGATTCCTTGCAATTAAGCACATCACAGATTGTACATCTGCTGGAATTAAAGAAGCTTTGGTTGATGTATTGGATTATCATGGTTTGCAGATTTCTAGGCTACGTGGACAGAGTTATGATGGGGCTTCAAATATGAGAGGGGAATTCAATGGTTTGCAAAAATTGGTTAGAGATGAAGCTCCATATGCATTTTATGTTCACTGCTTTGCTCACCAGTTGCAGGTGGTGGTTGCCACTGTTGCTCAATGTAGTCCTACTATTGCTGATTTCTTCAACTGTATTCCCTTGATAGTGACTCAAGTGTGTTCATCTTGCAAGCGGAAAGATGCATTACTGGCCAAACATCAAGACGAATTGTTACATTTGATGGAGAAtggaaggatttcatccggaaCCTGGTTGGATCAAGAATCTAGCATAACAAGACAAGGAGATACTCGTTGGGGCTCACATCTCAGAACCTTGCTTCGCATATTCACAATGTGGAATGCTGTGGTGGATGTGCTAGGAATTGTAGTGGTTGATGCTCGGGAACACACTTGTCAAGGTGGAGCTTCAGGTTTGCTTATTAAGATGGAATGCTTTGAATTTCTCTTCATCATGTTGTTCTCAATAAACTTGTTGGGCACCACAAATTATCTATCACAAGCTTTGCAAAGAAAGAATCAAAATACTGTCGAAGCCATGCATTTGATCTTAGATGTGAAAGAAAGCTTGCAAGATATGAGGGACAATGGGTGGGAGTCTTTATTCAGTCAAGCCAAGAACTTTTGTGAGGCACATGACATTGATGTGCCAAATATGGATGATCTTGTTGGAGCTATGGGTCAATCTGTTCGCGCTAAGAATAAGGTGACCCGACTTCACTATTACAAGGTTAGCATATTCAATGTTGCCATTGATGCAACTATTACTGAGATGAATCATCGATTCAATGAAGTTTCCACTGAGTTATTGGATTGTATTTCTTGTCTTAATCCAGCAAACAACTTCTCAAAGTTTAATGCTGACAAACTTATTCGGCTTGCTGAAATTTATGCTGAGGACTTTACGAAAGCTGACCGGTTGTTGCTAACATTTGACCTTCCGAGATTCCTTATGAACATTAGGAGAAGTGAGGAATTTAATGGATGCCAAGATGTGTCCACACTTGCTCGATTGATGGTTCAAACAAATAAACACACATCTTTCCAGTTGGTATATCGCCTCATTGAGTTGGCGTTGATTCTTCCTATGGCAACTGCACCAGTTGAGTGA
- the LOC123104599 gene encoding zinc finger MYM-type protein 1 isoform X2, with protein MKRKATSMHDFYASSSVTPSPADVEPELAPANVTANPFPLIVVSTVPPPEAEPPNEESNGTTCDESTNRPRQRILGSHPNKIIKDDIGDKNFSILIDEARYCSVEEQMAVTVRFLDDHGVLQERFLAIKHITDCTSAGIKEALVDVLDYHGLQISRLRGQSYDGASNMRGEFNGLQKLVRDEAPYAFYVHCFAHQLQRKDALLAKHQDELLHLMENGRISSGTWLDQESSITRQGDTRWGSHLRTLLRIFTMWNAVVDVLGIVVVDAREHTCQGGASGLLIKMECFEFLFIMLFSINLLGTTNYLSQALQRKNQNTVEAMHLILDVKESLQDMRDNGWESLFSQAKNFCEAHDIDVPNMDDLVGAMGQSVRAKNKVTRLHYYKVSIFNVAIDATITEMNHRFNEVSTELLDCISCLNPANNFSKFNADKLIRLAEIYAEDFTKADRLLLTFDLPRFLMNIRRSEEFNGCQDVSTLARLMVQTNKHTSFQLVYRLIELALILPMATAPVE; from the exons ATGAAGAGAAAGGCTACGAGTATGCATGATTTTTATGCAAGCAGTTCAGTTACTCCTTCCCCTGCCGATGTCGAGCCTGAACTTGCCCCAGCTAATGTGACTGCAAATCCCTTTCCCTTAATTGTTGTGAGCACAGTGCCTCCTCCTGAAGCTGAACCCCCAAATGAGGAGAGCAATGGTACCACATGTGATGAGAGTACAAACCGACCAAGGCAGCGCATACTAGGATCTCATCCAAATAAAATTATCAAGGATGACATTGGAGACAAGAACTTCTCAATCCTTATTGATGAGGCTAGATATTGCTCAGTAGAAGAGCAAATGGCAGTGACTGTGAG ATTTCTTGATGATCACGGGGTGCTCCAGGAAAGATTCCTTGCAATTAAGCACATCACAGATTGTACATCTGCTGGAATTAAAGAAGCTTTGGTTGATGTATTGGATTATCATGGTTTGCAGATTTCTAGGCTACGTGGACAGAGTTATGATGGGGCTTCAAATATGAGAGGGGAATTCAATGGTTTGCAAAAATTGGTTAGAGATGAAGCTCCATATGCATTTTATGTTCACTGCTTTGCTCACCAGTTGCAG CGGAAAGATGCATTACTGGCCAAACATCAAGACGAATTGTTACATTTGATGGAGAAtggaaggatttcatccggaaCCTGGTTGGATCAAGAATCTAGCATAACAAGACAAGGAGATACTCGTTGGGGCTCACATCTCAGAACCTTGCTTCGCATATTCACAATGTGGAATGCTGTGGTGGATGTGCTAGGAATTGTAGTGGTTGATGCTCGGGAACACACTTGTCAAGGTGGAGCTTCAGGTTTGCTTATTAAGATGGAATGCTTTGAATTTCTCTTCATCATGTTGTTCTCAATAAACTTGTTGGGCACCACAAATTATCTATCACAAGCTTTGCAAAGAAAGAATCAAAATACTGTCGAAGCCATGCATTTGATCTTAGATGTGAAAGAAAGCTTGCAAGATATGAGGGACAATGGGTGGGAGTCTTTATTCAGTCAAGCCAAGAACTTTTGTGAGGCACATGACATTGATGTGCCAAATATGGATGATCTTGTTGGAGCTATGGGTCAATCTGTTCGCGCTAAGAATAAGGTGACCCGACTTCACTATTACAAGGTTAGCATATTCAATGTTGCCATTGATGCAACTATTACTGAGATGAATCATCGATTCAATGAAGTTTCCACTGAGTTATTGGATTGTATTTCTTGTCTTAATCCAGCAAACAACTTCTCAAAGTTTAATGCTGACAAACTTATTCGGCTTGCTGAAATTTATGCTGAGGACTTTACGAAAGCTGACCGGTTGTTGCTAACATTTGACCTTCCGAGATTCCTTATGAACATTAGGAGAAGTGAGGAATTTAATGGATGCCAAGATGTGTCCACACTTGCTCGATTGATGGTTCAAACAAATAAACACACATCTTTCCAGTTGGTATATCGCCTCATTGAGTTGGCGTTGATTCTTCCTATGGCAACTGCACCAGTTGAGTGA
- the LOC123104599 gene encoding zinc finger MYM-type protein 1 isoform X3 — translation MKRKATSMHDFYASSSVTPSPADVEPELAPANVTANPFPLIVVSTVPPPEAEPPNEESNGTTCDESTNRPRQRILGSHPNKIIKDDIGDKNFSILIDEARYCSVEEQMAVTVRFLDDHGVLQERFLAIKHITDCTSAGIKEALVDVLDYHGLQISRLRGQSYDGASNMRGEFNGLQKLVRDEAPYAFYVHCFAHQLQVVVATVAQCSPTIADFFNCIPLIVTQVCSSCKRKDALLAKHQDELLHLMENGRISSGTWLDQESSITRQGDTRWGSHLRTLLRIFTMWNAVVDVLGIVVVDAREHTCQGGASGLLIKMECFEFLFIMLFSINLLGTTNYLSQALQRKNQNTVEAMHLILDVKESLQDMRDNGWESLFSQAKNFCEAHDIDVPNMDDLVGAMGQSVRAKNKVTRLHYYKQTTSQSLMLTNLFGLLKFMLRTLRKLTGCC, via the exons ATGAAGAGAAAGGCTACGAGTATGCATGATTTTTATGCAAGCAGTTCAGTTACTCCTTCCCCTGCCGATGTCGAGCCTGAACTTGCCCCAGCTAATGTGACTGCAAATCCCTTTCCCTTAATTGTTGTGAGCACAGTGCCTCCTCCTGAAGCTGAACCCCCAAATGAGGAGAGCAATGGTACCACATGTGATGAGAGTACAAACCGACCAAGGCAGCGCATACTAGGATCTCATCCAAATAAAATTATCAAGGATGACATTGGAGACAAGAACTTCTCAATCCTTATTGATGAGGCTAGATATTGCTCAGTAGAAGAGCAAATGGCAGTGACTGTGAG ATTTCTTGATGATCACGGGGTGCTCCAGGAAAGATTCCTTGCAATTAAGCACATCACAGATTGTACATCTGCTGGAATTAAAGAAGCTTTGGTTGATGTATTGGATTATCATGGTTTGCAGATTTCTAGGCTACGTGGACAGAGTTATGATGGGGCTTCAAATATGAGAGGGGAATTCAATGGTTTGCAAAAATTGGTTAGAGATGAAGCTCCATATGCATTTTATGTTCACTGCTTTGCTCACCAGTTGCAGGTGGTGGTTGCCACTGTTGCTCAATGTAGTCCTACTATTGCTGATTTCTTCAACTGTATTCCCTTGATAGTGACTCAAGTGTGTTCATCTTGCAAGCGGAAAGATGCATTACTGGCCAAACATCAAGACGAATTGTTACATTTGATGGAGAAtggaaggatttcatccggaaCCTGGTTGGATCAAGAATCTAGCATAACAAGACAAGGAGATACTCGTTGGGGCTCACATCTCAGAACCTTGCTTCGCATATTCACAATGTGGAATGCTGTGGTGGATGTGCTAGGAATTGTAGTGGTTGATGCTCGGGAACACACTTGTCAAGGTGGAGCTTCAGGTTTGCTTATTAAGATGGAATGCTTTGAATTTCTCTTCATCATGTTGTTCTCAATAAACTTGTTGGGCACCACAAATTATCTATCACAAGCTTTGCAAAGAAAGAATCAAAATACTGTCGAAGCCATGCATTTGATCTTAGATGTGAAAGAAAGCTTGCAAGATATGAGGGACAATGGGTGGGAGTCTTTATTCAGTCAAGCCAAGAACTTTTGTGAGGCACATGACATTGATGTGCCAAATATGGATGATCTTGTTGGAGCTATGGGTCAATCTGTTCGCGCTAAGAATAAGGTGACCCGACTTCACTATTACAAG CAAACAACTTCTCAAAGTTTAATGCTGACAAACTTATTCGGCTTGCTGAAATTTATGCTGAGGACTTTACGAAAGCTGACCGGTTGTTGCTAA